In a genomic window of Lycium ferocissimum isolate CSIRO_LF1 chromosome 9, AGI_CSIRO_Lferr_CH_V1, whole genome shotgun sequence:
- the LOC132031370 gene encoding ATP synthase gamma chain, chloroplastic-like: protein MASSSSLSFTSQLIKSPISYKNPTYQSSKQPLPSIHCGIRELRERITSVKNTQKLTEAMKLVAAAKIRKAQESVINTRPFNENLVDMCYNITQQLQLEDVEIPLTEKRPVKKVALVVITGERGLCGGFNNAIIKKAETRIAELINLGVDYTLISVGKKGNSYFRRRKGEFVERYVEGESFPTVKEAQVIADDVFSLFISEEVDKVEVLYTKFVSLIKSDPVIHSLLPLSTKGEVFDVNGKSVDVDEDEFFKLTTKEGKLVVERDHLRVKKGTFLQNMEFEQDPAQILDAMMPLYLNSQILRALQESFASELAARMNAMSSATDNAVELKRNLSVAYNRERQAKITGEILEIVAGAEALT, encoded by the coding sequence atggcttcttcttcttcactctCTTTCACTTCTCAACTCATCAAATCTCCCATTTCCTACAAAAACCCCACTTACCAATCATCCAAACAGCCCCTCCCCTCAATTCACTGTGGTATTCGTGAACTAAGAGAAAGAATCACCTCAGTAAAAAACACCCAAAAACTTACAGAAGCAATGAAATTAGTAGCAGCAGCCAAGATTAGAAAAGCCCAAGAATCAGTCATTAACACTAGACCATTTAATGAAAACTTAGTTGATATGTGTTataacataacacaacaacttCAATTAGAAGATGTGGAAATACCCTTAACTGAAAAAAGACCAGTAAAGAAAGTTGCCCTTGTTGTTATTACTGGTGAAAGAGGTCTTTGTGGGGGTTTTAATAATGCAATCATCAAGAAAGCTGAAACCCGAATAGCGGAATTGATTAATCTTGGTGTTGACTATACTCTGATCAGTGTTGGTAAAAAGGGTAATTCTTATTTTCGTCGAAGGAAAGGTGAATTTGTTGAAAGGTATGTCGAAGGAGAGAGTTTTCCTACTGTAAAAGAAGCTCAGGTTATAGCTGATGATGTTTTCTCATTGTTtataagtgaagaagttgataAAGTTGAGGTTTTGTATACTAAGTTTGTTTCGTTGATTAAATCCGATCCGGTGATACATAGTTTGTTACCATTGTCGACGAAAGGAGAGGTTTTCGATGTGAATGGGAAGAGTgttgatgttgatgaagatgagtTCTTTAAGTTGACTACTAAAGAAGGGAAATTGGTTGTGGAGAGGGATCATTTGAGGGTGAAAAAGGGgacatttttgcaaaatatGGAGTTTGAGCAAGACCCTGCTCAGATTCTTGATGCAATGATGCCTCTTTATTTGAATAGCCAGATTTTGAGGGCACTTCAAGAGTCATTTGCAAGTGAACTTGCAGCTAGAATGAATGCAATGAGTAGTGCCACGGATAATGCGGTTGAGTTGAAGAGGAACCTTTCGGTTGCTTATAATCGGGAGAGGCAGGCGAAGATCACTGGTGAGATATTGGAGATTGTTGCTGGAGCGGAGGCACTTACGTAG